The Rhodococcus sp. ABRD24 genome contains the following window.
GAGAATCGAATCGCCGGAGCTTCAATAGCTCTCTCGCCGCGGCGACCTGTCCCGCTTGATCTGGACCAGGTCCCACCACCAGATCGACGATCGGCTGCTCAACTGCGGGGACGTCGTCCCTGTCCAGGGTTCGGTACCGCTTCTAGATACGGGAGCAGCCCTGCACTTCTCGGGCGAATCCTCACCGGATGGCGTGGTTCCCATGGCGGTTGATTCCGGATGAAACGCGAGGGTCTTGGCGACAACATCGGGCGAGAAACCAATCGCGAATCCGCCTGTGCCTCCCGCGTAGCCGCGCCACTGACTCACCAGGTCCCCCTTCTCACACAGGCAGATCGCGAAGCACCTCAGGCCATAGGCCCACTCAAACACCGAATCGCCGGCAAATGCGCGCCGCAGCTCAAAGAACAGGTCTGTCAGATCCTTCGAAAGATGCAGGGTCACGGCGAGCGCGAGCGAACACGTCATTGAATACCTCGGCCCCGAAGACCAAGTCGCGTGAATCGCTCATGTACCGGACATCCGACGCCCACAGCTGTATCGCCGACCGATACACCTTCGGATCAACCCGAACATCCCTCGACCACGGCGATGGAGCCACAATCCCCTGCAGCCCAAAGGCATCCGTAGTGGTACAGAAGATCTCGCTAGCGGTGTCGAAACCCTCAGCCACGCCGACCAGTCTCTCGCACCAGCCTGGCCATCAGGCACCCGAGTGAACTGGATCATCCGAGGTGTCGATACAGCGCACTTAGAGCACCTCGGCGACGATTGTGTGGACAGACCGTCCCGCGACGCTGTTCTCGCGACGCGCCGCTGGAGCTATTGAAGCTCCGGTTCCTGACGGCAATCGGAGGCGGACTAAGCTACTGGGCGATGCCTGTCACTATGCCGCGCGATCTTCCCGCCAGGGCCATCCTGGAGGCGGAGCGAATCTTTGTCATGTCCGACGAGCGTGCTGGACATCAGGATATTCGCCCTATGCGGATCGCCATCTTGAATCTGATGCCGATGAAGGTCAGCACCGAGACGCAGCTGCTGCGGTTGCTCAGCAATACTCCTCTGCAGATCGAGATCACCCTGCTGCACATGGCCAGCCATGTCTCGCGTAACACCTCTGTAGAGCATCTCGAATCGTTCTACTCGACTTTCGATGACGTGGCCCATATGCACTTCGACGGCCTCATCATCACCGGGGCGCCGATCGAGAAACTCGACTTCGAGGACGTCGACTACTGGCCGGAGATGACCAAGATCCTTGACTGGTCCCGCAGCGCCGTGCAGTCGACTCTGCACGTCTGCTGGGGCGCCCAGGCGGCCCTCTACCACTACTACGGTGTGCGCAAACACGAGGTCTCACAGAAAATCTCCGGCGTCTTCTCCCATCGGATCACTGGTGCGCGGTCTCCGATCGTCACCGGGTTCGACGACGAGTTCCTAGCGCCGCACTCACGGCACACCGATGTCCACGCCGCCGACATCGAGGCCACCGGTGAGGTCGCCGTGTTGGCGGTGAGCGAGGAGGCCGGGGTCTACTTGGCAGC
Protein-coding sequences here:
- a CDS encoding DUF2971 domain-containing protein, which encodes MTCSLALAVTLHLSKDLTDLFFELRRAFAGDSVFEWAYGLRCFAICLCEKGDLVSQWRGYAGGTGGFAIGFSPDVVAKTLAFHPESTAMGTTPSGEDSPEKCRAAPVSRSGTEPWTGTTSPQLSSRSSIWWWDLVQIKRDRSPRRESY
- the metA gene encoding homoserine O-succinyltransferase, with protein sequence MPRDLPARAILEAERIFVMSDERAGHQDIRPMRIAILNLMPMKVSTETQLLRLLSNTPLQIEITLLHMASHVSRNTSVEHLESFYSTFDDVAHMHFDGLIITGAPIEKLDFEDVDYWPEMTKILDWSRSAVQSTLHVCWGAQAALYHYYGVRKHEVSQKISGVFSHRITGARSPIVTGFDDEFLAPHSRHTDVHAADIEATGEVAVLAVSEEAGVYLAATADGRQVFVTGHPEYDADTLAREYRRDSEQGLPVPAPAHYFPGDDPTAIPLNRWRGHGHLLYSNWLNYCVYQETPFSPGEV